The following proteins come from a genomic window of Corallococcus sp. NCRR:
- a CDS encoding polysaccharide lyase produces the protein MKRLLQLVAAASLMPALSFAGVLWKGDFETGNTSQWTRQQAVANSRLQVVTDVVRDGRYALKATVKQGDNPINASGNRNELLYLTHETQGKEYYYKWSTLFPSNYPVHDSWQVITQWHQESCCGSPPLEFFVRGDKINLRVGGNTTPVLWQTSIDKGNWHDFVLHVKWSSDKKVGFVELWHNGEHVLPKTYGANQFGKELNYLKMGLYRDNAIKPEGTIFHDGFTMATTLEDVMPPAPAPVEETPVPTPVPDDTTIPQEDPTPVTETPATETPAPQLPTTQLPSVGGQTPTPTPVSNNPNGLPDSSDAMAGGCSASGTSGTLPFAGALLMLGAVALRRRRAPARALAPRAKR, from the coding sequence TTGAAGCGACTCCTTCAGCTCGTTGCCGCGGCCTCCCTGATGCCGGCCCTGTCTTTCGCTGGCGTTCTCTGGAAGGGCGACTTCGAGACCGGCAACACGTCCCAGTGGACGCGCCAACAGGCCGTTGCCAACAGCCGCTTGCAGGTCGTGACCGACGTGGTGCGTGACGGCAGGTACGCCCTCAAGGCCACTGTGAAGCAGGGCGACAATCCCATCAACGCCAGCGGCAACCGCAACGAGTTGCTCTACCTGACCCACGAGACGCAGGGGAAGGAGTACTACTACAAGTGGAGCACGCTCTTTCCCTCGAACTACCCGGTGCATGACTCGTGGCAGGTCATCACCCAGTGGCACCAGGAGAGCTGCTGTGGCTCGCCGCCGCTGGAGTTCTTCGTGCGCGGGGACAAGATCAACCTGCGCGTGGGCGGTAACACCACACCCGTGCTGTGGCAGACCTCCATCGACAAGGGCAACTGGCACGACTTCGTGCTGCACGTGAAGTGGTCTTCCGACAAGAAGGTCGGCTTCGTGGAGCTGTGGCACAACGGCGAGCACGTGCTGCCGAAGACCTACGGCGCCAACCAGTTCGGCAAGGAGCTCAACTACCTGAAGATGGGCCTGTACCGCGACAACGCCATCAAGCCCGAAGGGACCATCTTCCACGACGGCTTCACCATGGCGACGACGCTCGAGGACGTGATGCCGCCCGCGCCCGCGCCGGTGGAGGAGACGCCCGTGCCCACGCCCGTGCCGGATGACACGACCATCCCGCAGGAAGACCCCACGCCGGTGACGGAGACCCCGGCGACGGAGACCCCGGCGCCGCAGCTGCCCACCACCCAGCTCCCCAGCGTGGGCGGCCAGACGCCCACCCCCACGCCCGTGTCCAACAACCCCAATGGCCTGCCGGACTCGTCCGACGCCATGGCGGGGGGCTGCAGCGCGTCCGGCACGTCCGGCACCCTGCCCTTCGCCGGTGCCCTGCTGATGCTGGGCGCTGTCGCGCTGCGCCGCCGCCGGGCCCCCGCCCGCGCGCTGGCCCCGCGCGCGAAGCGCTAA